A stretch of Streptococcus sp. oral taxon 061 DNA encodes these proteins:
- a CDS encoding DUF3021 domain-containing protein, with product MKKQVFHDATTGILIGLILSIIFSFIHSPSNYAPLSHNSLIGQFMTQHQVHGSLVLLYCLLIWAAIGVLFSFGGRLFAQDWSLLRATVTHFFLMLLGFVPLAILAGWFPLHWTFILQLIPEFAIVYLIIWIVLYKRESKKVAHINQLLAHKK from the coding sequence ATGAAAAAACAAGTATTTCACGATGCCACAACTGGTATCCTCATCGGCCTCATCCTATCTATTATCTTTTCGTTTATCCACTCACCAAGTAACTACGCACCTCTCAGCCACAACTCTTTGATTGGTCAATTCATGACCCAACATCAGGTGCATGGATCACTCGTCTTACTTTACTGTCTGCTTATCTGGGCAGCGATTGGAGTCCTCTTTAGTTTTGGTGGCCGTCTATTCGCTCAAGATTGGAGCCTTCTTCGTGCGACTGTCACTCACTTCTTCCTTATGTTGCTAGGTTTTGTACCTTTAGCAATCCTAGCAGGATGGTTCCCGCTTCACTGGACTTTCATCCTTCAACTCATCCCAGAGTTTGCAATCGTCTACCTCATCATCTGGATTGTTCTCTACAAAAGAGAATCTAAAAAAGTTGCACACATCAATCAACTATTGGCTCATAAAAAATAA
- a CDS encoding MarR family transcriptional regulator, whose product MSQYAYILVVISLLFLFLVNKYEKEKLQRLLQNQLLKDQAFRATIKEKIQTIENINDVIDYINKGYRLGIPISKEIVDEIRK is encoded by the coding sequence ATGAGCCAGTATGCTTATATTCTAGTTGTTATCAGTCTTCTTTTTCTCTTTCTTGTCAACAAATATGAAAAAGAGAAACTTCAAAGACTTCTTCAGAACCAACTATTGAAAGATCAAGCTTTTCGTGCAACTATCAAAGAGAAAATCCAAACGATAGAAAACATCAATGATGTCATTGACTACATTAACAAAGGTTACCGTTTAGGAATTCCCATTTCAAAAGAAATCGTTGACGAAATTCGCAAATAA
- the argS gene encoding arginine--tRNA ligase, with protein sequence MNTKELIASELASVIDSLDQEAILNLLETPKNSDMGDVAFPAFSLAKVERKAPQMIAADIAEKINSQAFEKVVATGPYVNFFLDKAAISGQVLQNVITEKEHYADQEIGNQENVVIDMSSPNIAKPFSIGHLRSTVIGDSLSHIFQKIGYKTVKVNHLGDWGKQFGMLIVAYKKWGNEEAVKAHPIDELLKLYVRINAEAENDPSLDEEAREWFRKLENGDEEALALWQWFRDESLVEFNRLYDELQVEFDSYNGEAFYNDKMDAVVDILSEKGLLVESEGAQVVNLEKYGIEHPALIKKSDGATLYITRDLAAALYRKNEYQFAKSIYVVGQEQSAHFKQLKAVLQEMGYDWSQDIVHVPFGLVTKEGKKLSTRKGNVILLEPTVAEAISRAKAQIEAKNPELENKDQVAHAVGVGAIKFYDLKTDRTNGYDFDLEAMVSFEGETGPYVQYAYARIQSILRKADFKPEAGANYSLNDAESWEIIKLIQDFPRIIKRAADNYEPSIIAKFAISLAQAFNKYYAHTRILDESPERDSRLALSYATAVVLKEALRLLGVEAPEKM encoded by the coding sequence ATGAATACAAAAGAATTGATTGCTAGCGAGTTGGCTAGCGTCATTGATAGCCTGGATCAAGAGGCTATTTTAAATTTACTAGAAACACCTAAAAACTCAGATATGGGAGATGTCGCCTTCCCTGCCTTCTCATTGGCAAAGGTTGAACGTAAAGCTCCTCAAATGATTGCTGCTGACATCGCTGAAAAGATCAATAGCCAAGCTTTTGAAAAGGTTGTAGCAACAGGTCCTTACGTAAACTTCTTCCTTGATAAAGCTGCCATTTCTGGTCAAGTTCTACAAAACGTTATTACTGAAAAAGAGCACTACGCTGACCAAGAGATTGGCAATCAAGAAAATGTTGTCATTGACATGTCTAGCCCTAATATTGCTAAACCATTTTCAATCGGTCACCTTCGTTCAACAGTTATCGGAGATAGCTTGTCACATATCTTCCAAAAAATCGGCTATAAAACTGTCAAGGTCAACCACTTGGGAGACTGGGGCAAACAGTTTGGAATGTTGATTGTTGCCTACAAGAAATGGGGTAACGAAGAAGCAGTTAAGGCTCATCCAATCGATGAACTCCTTAAGCTCTATGTCCGCATTAATGCTGAAGCTGAGAACGACCCAAGTTTGGATGAAGAAGCACGCGAATGGTTCCGCAAACTTGAAAACGGCGATGAGGAAGCTCTTGCTCTTTGGCAATGGTTCCGCGATGAAAGCTTGGTAGAATTTAACCGCCTTTACGATGAATTACAAGTTGAATTCGACAGCTATAACGGAGAAGCTTTCTACAATGATAAAATGGATGCAGTTGTAGACATCCTTTCTGAAAAAGGACTATTAGTCGAATCAGAAGGTGCTCAAGTTGTGAATCTTGAAAAATATGGAATTGAACACCCAGCTCTTATCAAGAAATCTGACGGTGCTACACTCTACATCACACGTGACTTAGCTGCGGCCCTCTACCGTAAAAACGAATATCAATTTGCTAAATCGATTTATGTCGTTGGTCAAGAGCAATCTGCTCACTTCAAACAACTCAAGGCTGTCTTGCAAGAGATGGGCTATGATTGGAGCCAAGACATTGTCCATGTTCCGTTTGGATTAGTAACAAAGGAAGGGAAAAAACTTTCTACTCGTAAAGGAAATGTTATCTTGCTAGAGCCAACTGTCGCAGAAGCCATCAGCCGTGCTAAAGCGCAGATCGAAGCAAAAAATCCTGAACTTGAAAACAAAGACCAAGTTGCTCATGCTGTTGGAGTTGGGGCCATTAAATTCTATGACCTTAAAACCGACCGTACAAATGGCTACGACTTCGACCTCGAAGCCATGGTATCCTTTGAAGGGGAAACTGGTCCTTATGTCCAATACGCTTACGCTCGTATCCAATCAATCTTGCGTAAAGCCGATTTCAAACCTGAAGCAGGTGCCAACTATAGTTTGAACGATGCCGAAAGCTGGGAAATTATCAAGCTAATCCAAGACTTCCCACGTATTATTAAACGTGCAGCTGATAACTATGAGCCGTCTATCATCGCTAAATTTGCAATCAGCTTAGCTCAAGCCTTTAACAAATACTATGCCCACACTCGTATCTTAGATGAAAGCCCAGAACGTGACAGTCGCCTAGCTCTCAGCTATGCAACAGCAGTTGTCCTTAAAGAAGCCCTTCGTCTGTTGGGTGTAGAGGCGCCAGAGAAGATGTAA
- a CDS encoding LytTR family DNA-binding domain-containing protein, giving the protein MKVKLDIDQQYIEEQIIIEAPTLSPRVQKVQDFVQSLDQKETLKGKFQDQVFLIEIQKIQRIYIENRKVLAETDSRIYALDIRLYQAVEILPASFIQISQSEIVNIDAISHLKLTSNGLIEIYLKNESFTYSSRRYLKAIKEKLEL; this is encoded by the coding sequence ATGAAAGTCAAACTCGACATTGATCAGCAGTATATTGAAGAACAAATCATCATAGAAGCACCAACTTTGTCCCCTAGAGTTCAAAAAGTTCAAGACTTTGTTCAATCGCTAGATCAAAAAGAAACTCTTAAAGGAAAATTTCAAGATCAGGTTTTTCTTATCGAAATTCAAAAGATTCAACGGATTTACATCGAGAATCGTAAAGTCTTGGCTGAAACGGACAGTCGAATCTATGCTCTCGACATTCGTCTCTACCAAGCAGTTGAAATCTTACCTGCTTCCTTTATCCAAATTTCCCAATCGGAAATTGTCAACATTGATGCTATCAGTCATCTAAAACTAACCTCTAACGGCTTGATTGAAATTTATCTTAAAAACGAAAGTTTCACCTACTCATCTCGCCGTTACCTCAAAGCTATTAAGGAGAAATTAGAACTATGA
- the argR gene encoding arginine repressor yields the protein MRKRERHQLIKRMITEEKLGTQKEIQDRLEACNVFVTQTTLSRDLRELGLTKVKKNDVVYYVLANETEKIDLVEFLSHHLEGVARAEFTLVLHTKLGEASVLANVVDSNKDEWILGTVAGANTLLVICKDQHAAKVMEERLLELMEDR from the coding sequence ATGAGAAAAAGAGAACGTCATCAGCTTATTAAGCGAATGATTACAGAAGAAAAATTAGGCACTCAAAAAGAAATCCAGGATCGATTGGAAGCTTGTAATGTCTTTGTGACACAGACGACCTTATCCCGTGATTTGCGAGAGCTTGGCTTAACCAAAGTTAAGAAAAACGATGTTGTTTACTATGTGCTAGCAAATGAGACAGAGAAGATTGATCTGGTCGAATTCCTTTCACATCACTTAGAGGGTGTTGCAAGAGCCGAATTCACCTTGGTTCTCCACACTAAACTTGGAGAAGCATCCGTTTTAGCCAATGTAGTAGATTCAAATAAAGATGAATGGATTTTAGGTACGGTTGCAGGAGCGAATACCTTGTTGGTCATCTGTAAAGATCAACATGCTGCTAAAGTGATGGAAGAACGCTTGCTAGAGCTAATGGAAGATAGATAA
- the rpsL gene encoding 30S ribosomal protein S12, translating into MPTINQLVRKPRKSKVEKSKSPALNVGYNSHKKVQTNVSSPQKRGVATRVGTMTPKKPNSALRKFARVRLSNLIEVTAYIPGIGHNLQEHSVVLLRGGRVKDLPGVRYHIVRGALDTAGVNDRKQGRSKYGTKRPKKA; encoded by the coding sequence ATGCCTACAATTAACCAATTGGTTCGCAAACCGCGTAAATCAAAAGTAGAAAAATCTAAATCACCAGCTTTGAACGTTGGTTACAACAGTCATAAAAAAGTTCAAACAAACGTTTCTTCACCACAAAAACGTGGTGTAGCAACTCGTGTTGGAACTATGACACCTAAAAAACCTAACTCTGCCCTTCGTAAATTTGCTCGTGTACGTTTGAGCAACCTTATCGAAGTTACTGCCTACATCCCAGGTATCGGACACAACTTGCAAGAGCACAGCGTGGTGCTTCTTCGCGGTGGACGTGTAAAAGACCTTCCAGGGGTACGTTACCATATCGTCCGTGGTGCACTTGATACTGCAGGTGTTAACGATCGTAAACAAGGCCGTTCTAAATACGGTACTAAACGTCCGAAAAAAGCATAA
- the rpsG gene encoding 30S ribosomal protein S7 yields MSRKNRAPKRDVLPDPLYNSQLVTRLINRVMLDGKRGTAASIVYGAFEQIKEATGNDALEVFETAMENIMPVLEVRARRVGGSNYQVPVEVRPERRTTLGLRWLVTIARLRGEHTMQDRLAKEILDAANNTGAAVKKREDTHRMAEANRAFAHFRW; encoded by the coding sequence ATGAGTCGTAAAAATAGAGCTCCAAAACGTGACGTATTGCCAGATCCGCTTTACAATTCACAACTAGTTACTCGTCTTATCAACCGCGTTATGCTTGACGGTAAACGTGGTACAGCTGCTTCAATCGTTTACGGTGCTTTTGAGCAAATCAAAGAAGCTACTGGCAACGATGCACTTGAAGTATTTGAAACAGCTATGGAAAACATCATGCCTGTACTTGAAGTACGTGCACGTCGTGTTGGTGGATCTAACTACCAAGTCCCAGTTGAAGTTCGTCCAGAACGTCGTACAACACTTGGACTTCGTTGGTTGGTAACAATCGCTCGCCTTCGTGGTGAACACACAATGCAAGACCGTCTTGCAAAAGAAATCTTGGATGCTGCTAACAACACTGGTGCAGCAGTTAAGAAACGTGAAGACACTCACCGTATGGCTGAAGCTAACCGTGCCTTCGCACACTTCCGTTGGTAA
- the fusA gene encoding elongation factor G, whose product MAREFSLEKTRNIGIMAHVDAGKTTTTERILYYTGKIHKIGETHEGASQMDWMEQEQERGITITSAATTAQWNNHRVNIIDTPGHVDFTIEVQRSLRVLDGAVTVLDSQSGVEPQTETVWRQATEYGVPRIVFANKMDKIGADFLYSVSTLHDRLQANAHPIQLPIGSEDDFRGIIDLIKMKAEIYTNDLGTDILEEDIPAEYLDQAQEYREKLVEAVAETDEELMMKYLEGEEITNEELKAGIRKATINVEFFPVLCGSAFKNKGVQLMLDAVIDYLPSPLDIPAIKGINPDTDEEETRPASDEEPFAALAFKIMTDPFVGRLTFFRVYSGVLQSGSYVLNTSKGKRERIGRILQMHANSRQEIDTVYSGDIAAAVGLKDTTTGDSLTDEKAKIILESINVPEPVIQLMVEPKSKADQDKMGIALQKLAEEDPTFRVETNVETGETVISGMGELHLDVLVDRMRREFKVEANVGAPQVSYRETFRASTQARGFFKRQSGGKGQFGDVWIEFTPNEEGKGFEFENAIVGGVVPREFIPAVEKGLVESMANGVLAGYPMVDVKAKLYDGSYHDVDSSETAFKIAASLALKEAAKTAQPAILEPMMLVTITVPEENLGDVMGHVTARRGRVDGMEAHGNSQIVRAYVPLAEMFGYATVLRSASQGRGTFMMVFDHYEDVPKSVQEEIIKKNKGEE is encoded by the coding sequence ATGGCACGCGAATTTTCACTTGAAAAAACTCGTAATATCGGTATCATGGCTCACGTCGATGCTGGTAAAACAACTACAACTGAGCGTATCCTTTACTACACTGGTAAAATCCACAAAATCGGTGAAACTCACGAAGGTGCGTCACAAATGGACTGGATGGAGCAAGAGCAAGAACGTGGTATCACTATCACATCTGCTGCGACAACAGCTCAATGGAACAACCACCGTGTAAACATCATCGACACACCAGGACACGTGGACTTCACAATCGAAGTACAACGTTCTCTTCGTGTATTGGACGGTGCGGTTACAGTTCTTGACTCACAATCAGGTGTTGAGCCTCAAACTGAAACAGTTTGGCGTCAAGCAACTGAGTACGGAGTTCCACGTATCGTATTTGCCAACAAAATGGACAAAATCGGTGCTGACTTCCTTTACTCAGTAAGCACACTTCACGATCGTCTTCAAGCGAACGCACACCCAATTCAATTGCCAATCGGTTCTGAAGATGACTTCCGTGGTATCATCGACTTGATCAAGATGAAAGCTGAAATCTATACTAACGACCTTGGTACAGATATCCTTGAAGAAGATATTCCAGCTGAATACCTTGACCAAGCTCAAGAATACCGTGAAAAATTGGTTGAAGCAGTTGCTGAAACTGATGAAGAATTGATGATGAAATACCTTGAAGGTGAAGAAATCACTAACGAAGAATTGAAAGCTGGTATCCGTAAAGCAACCATCAACGTTGAATTCTTCCCAGTATTGTGTGGTTCTGCCTTCAAGAACAAAGGTGTTCAATTGATGCTTGATGCGGTTATCGACTACCTTCCAAGCCCACTTGACATCCCAGCGATCAAAGGTATCAACCCAGATACAGATGAAGAAGAAACTCGTCCTGCATCTGACGAAGAGCCATTTGCAGCTCTTGCCTTCAAGATCATGACTGACCCATTCGTAGGTCGTTTGACATTCTTCCGTGTGTACTCAGGTGTTCTTCAATCAGGTTCTTACGTATTGAACACTTCTAAAGGTAAACGTGAACGTATCGGACGTATCCTTCAAATGCACGCTAACAGCCGTCAAGAAATCGACACTGTTTACTCAGGTGATATCGCTGCTGCCGTTGGTTTGAAAGATACTACAACTGGTGACTCATTGACAGATGAAAAAGCGAAAATCATCCTTGAGTCAATCAACGTTCCAGAACCAGTTATCCAATTGATGGTTGAGCCAAAATCTAAAGCTGACCAAGACAAGATGGGTATTGCCCTTCAAAAATTGGCTGAAGAAGATCCAACATTCCGCGTTGAAACAAACGTTGAAACTGGTGAAACAGTTATCTCTGGTATGGGTGAGCTTCACCTTGACGTCCTTGTTGACCGTATGCGTCGTGAATTCAAAGTTGAAGCGAATGTAGGTGCTCCTCAAGTATCTTACCGTGAAACATTCCGCGCTTCTACTCAAGCACGTGGATTCTTCAAACGTCAGTCTGGTGGTAAAGGTCAATTCGGTGATGTATGGATTGAATTTACTCCAAATGAAGAAGGTAAAGGATTCGAATTCGAAAACGCAATCGTCGGTGGTGTGGTTCCTCGTGAATTTATCCCAGCGGTTGAAAAAGGTTTGGTAGAATCTATGGCTAACGGTGTTCTTGCTGGTTACCCAATGGTTGATGTTAAAGCTAAGCTTTACGATGGTTCATACCACGATGTCGACTCATCTGAAACTGCCTTCAAGATCGCTGCATCTCTTGCACTTAAAGAAGCTGCTAAGACTGCACAACCAGCTATCCTTGAGCCAATGATGCTTGTAACAATCACTGTTCCAGAAGAAAACCTTGGTGATGTTATGGGTCACGTAACTGCTCGTCGTGGACGTGTAGATGGTATGGAAGCACACGGTAACAGCCAAATCGTTCGTGCTTACGTTCCACTTGCTGAAATGTTCGGTTACGCAACAGTTCTTCGTTCTGCATCACAAGGACGTGGTACATTCATGATGGTATTCGACCACTACGAAGATGTGCCTAAGTCAGTACAAGAAGAAATCATTAAGAAAAACAAAGGTGAAGAATAA
- the mutS gene encoding DNA mismatch repair protein MutS: protein MTTEKLSPGMQQYVDIKKQYPDAFLLFRMGDFYELFYEDAVNAAQILEISLTSRNKNAENPIPMAGVPYHSAQQYIDVLVERGYKVAIAEQMEDPKQAVGVVKREVVQVITPGTVVDSSKPDSQNNFLVAIDRDGSQYGLAYMDLVTGDFYVTGLSDFSLVCGEIRNLKAREVVIGYDLPEVEEQILSRQMNLVLSYEQEIYEDVHLLDSRLTTVEGAASGKLLQYVHRTQMRELNHLKPVIRYEIKDFLQMDFATKASLDLVENARSGKKQGSLFWLLDETKTAMGMRLLRSWIQRPLIDKDRILERQEVVQVFLDYFFERSDLTESLKGVYDIERLASRVSFGKSNPKDLLQLATTLGSVPRIRAILEGMEQPALAYLIEQLDAIPELENLISAAIAPEAPHVITEGGIIRTGFDETLDKYRRVLREGTSWIAEIEAKERENSGINTLKIDYNKKDGYYFHVTNSQLGNVPAHFFRKATLKNSERFGTEELARIEGEMLEAREKSANLEYEIFMRIREEVGKYIQRLQALAQGIATVDVLQGLAVVAEKQHLIRPEFGQESSIDIQKGRHAVVEKVMGAQTYIPNSIQMDEDTSIQLITGPNMSGKSTYMRQLAITAVMAQMGSYVPAESARLPIFDAIFTRIGAADDLVSGQSTFMVEMMEANNAISHATRNSLILFDELGRGTATYDGMALAQSIIEYIHEHIGAKTLFATHYHELTSLETSLKHLVNVHVATLEQNGQVTFLHKIEPGPADKSYGIHVAKIAGLPADLLKRADAILTQLESQGQENPISINQRNAVNEQMSLFDEKEESPILAELAEVDVYNITPMQAMNLLLELKQKL from the coding sequence ATGACTACTGAAAAATTATCACCTGGTATGCAACAGTATGTGGATATCAAAAAACAATATCCAGATGCTTTTTTGCTTTTTCGTATGGGTGATTTTTATGAGTTGTTTTATGAAGATGCAGTCAATGCTGCCCAGATACTAGAAATCTCACTAACCAGTCGTAATAAAAATGCTGAAAATCCTATTCCTATGGCTGGTGTTCCTTATCACTCTGCCCAACAGTATATAGATGTCCTCGTTGAGCGTGGCTACAAGGTTGCCATCGCTGAACAGATGGAAGACCCTAAACAGGCTGTGGGTGTCGTTAAGCGTGAGGTCGTCCAGGTCATTACACCAGGGACAGTGGTTGATAGTAGTAAGCCAGATAGTCAAAACAACTTTTTGGTAGCTATTGATCGTGATGGATCTCAATATGGTTTAGCCTATATGGACCTAGTGACAGGTGATTTCTATGTAACGGGATTATCAGATTTCTCTCTAGTCTGTGGTGAAATCCGTAACCTCAAGGCTAGAGAAGTGGTGATTGGTTATGACTTGCCTGAAGTAGAGGAGCAGATTCTCAGTCGTCAAATGAATCTAGTCCTTTCCTACGAACAGGAAATATATGAAGACGTTCACCTGTTGGATTCAAGATTGACAACTGTTGAAGGAGCAGCCAGTGGAAAACTTCTCCAGTATGTTCATCGGACGCAGATGAGAGAGTTGAATCACTTAAAACCTGTTATCCGTTATGAAATCAAAGATTTTTTGCAGATGGATTTTGCGACCAAGGCTAGTCTGGATTTGGTTGAAAATGCTCGCTCAGGTAAGAAACAAGGCAGCCTTTTCTGGTTGCTAGATGAGACTAAAACTGCAATGGGTATGCGACTCTTGCGTTCTTGGATCCAACGCCCTTTGATTGACAAGGACCGTATCCTTGAACGTCAGGAGGTTGTGCAAGTCTTTCTGGATTATTTCTTTGAGCGTAGTGATTTAACGGAAAGCCTCAAGGGAGTCTACGATATCGAGCGTTTGGCTAGTCGTGTTTCTTTTGGGAAAAGCAATCCCAAAGACCTCTTGCAACTAGCGACTACCTTGGGAAGTGTTCCAAGGATTCGCGCCATTTTAGAGGGAATGGAGCAACCAGCTCTAGCTTATCTGATTGAACAACTAGATGCTATTCCTGAGTTGGAAAATCTCATTAGTGCAGCTATTGCTCCGGAAGCTCCTCACGTGATTACAGAGGGTGGCATTATTCGGACTGGCTTTGACGAGACCTTGGACAAATACCGTCGTGTTCTCAGAGAGGGGACTAGTTGGATTGCTGAGATTGAAGCTAAGGAAAGAGAAAACTCTGGCATCAATACTCTCAAGATTGATTACAATAAAAAAGACGGTTACTATTTCCATGTGACCAATTCGCAGCTCGGCAATGTTCCAGCCCATTTTTTCCGCAAGGCTACTCTGAAAAACTCTGAGCGTTTTGGGACAGAGGAGTTAGCGCGTATCGAAGGTGAAATGCTAGAGGCGCGTGAGAAATCAGCAAATCTAGAGTACGAAATCTTTATGCGTATTCGTGAGGAAGTTGGCAAGTATATCCAACGCCTGCAGGCTCTAGCTCAAGGAATTGCGACTGTTGATGTCTTACAAGGCTTGGCAGTAGTTGCAGAAAAACAACACCTGATTCGACCAGAGTTTGGGCAAGAGTCTAGCATAGATATCCAAAAAGGTCGTCACGCTGTTGTTGAGAAAGTCATGGGAGCTCAGACCTATATCCCCAATAGTATCCAGATGGATGAAGATACTAGCATTCAACTAATTACAGGTCCGAACATGAGCGGGAAGTCAACCTACATGCGTCAACTAGCCATTACAGCGGTTATGGCTCAGATGGGTTCTTATGTCCCTGCAGAAAGTGCTCGACTGCCAATTTTTGATGCGATCTTCACTCGTATTGGTGCAGCTGATGACTTGGTTTCAGGCCAGTCCACCTTTATGGTAGAGATGATGGAAGCTAATAATGCTATTAGTCATGCGACCAGGAACTCTCTGATTCTCTTTGATGAACTTGGTCGGGGAACCGCAACTTATGATGGGATGGCTTTAGCCCAGTCTATCATCGAGTACATCCATGAGCATATTGGAGCCAAGACTCTCTTTGCGACCCACTACCATGAATTAACTAGTCTTGAGACTAGTCTTAAACATCTAGTAAATGTACACGTGGCTACGCTTGAGCAAAATGGTCAGGTTACCTTCCTTCATAAGATTGAACCAGGGCCAGCTGATAAATCATACGGTATTCACGTTGCTAAGATTGCAGGATTGCCAGCAGACTTGCTAAAAAGAGCGGATGCGATTCTAACTCAACTAGAGAGCCAAGGTCAGGAAAATCCAATTTCTATCAATCAAAGGAATGCTGTCAATGAGCAAATGTCTCTCTTTGATGAAAAAGAAGAAAGTCCTATCCTAGCAGAATTGGCTGAAGTAGATGTTTACAATATAACACCTATGCAAGCCATGAATCTCTTGTTAGAGCTGAAGCAAAAATTATAA